One window of the Salvia miltiorrhiza cultivar Shanhuang (shh) chromosome 6, IMPLAD_Smil_shh, whole genome shotgun sequence genome contains the following:
- the LOC130989234 gene encoding rop guanine nucleotide exchange factor 1 has protein sequence MGSVSSEEGSEDRCGSYSLSADVSESESSNGEVEEDECGGASSSAGFSPFAAGGSASLSPIFSFPVVGGKDVVVWDEKPLKRSSDLSEIEMMKERFAKLLLGEDMSGGGKGVCTALAISNAITNLSATVFGELWRLEPMAPQKKAMWCREMEWLLSVSDSIVELVPSIQQYPGGGTYEVMATRPRSDLYMNLPALKKLDAMLISILDGFCDTEFWYVDRGIVVDDQDKYSPGALSGRPSVRQEEKWWLPCPKVPGKGLSEESRKRLQQCRDCTNQILKAALAINGNVLAEMDIPAAYIETLPKNGRDCLGDIIYRYITADQFAPECLLDCLDLSTEHHTLDVANRVEAAVHVWKMKEKKKHPNDPKSKRKSWGGKVKGFVAEHGEKNLFLAQRAETLLHSLRLRFPGLPQTALDMSKIQYNKDVGHSILESYSRVMESLAFNIIARIDDVVFVDDATRRCAAAESMSIFGRGGGFNGLPIQKKMSPSPFSIQHTPYTSPFATPTFCSSPPMPNSPRRSVTPLSKAAQTRVPNHKLDKVVPTDLDKLWSYAGNLGSRRVPWDAPERD, from the exons ATGGGGAGTGTGTCATCGGAGGAAGGCAGCGAGGACAGGTGCGGGAGCTACAGCTTGAGCGCGGACGTCAGCGAGTCGGAGAGCTCGAATGGTGAAGTAGAGGAGGATGAGTGCGGCGGCGCTTCGAGTTCCGCGGGGTTTTCCCCCTTCGCCGCCGGCGGTTCGGCGTCCTTGTCGCCGATTTTCAGTTTTCCGGTCGTCGGAGGCAAGGATGTGGTGGTTTGGGACGAGAAGCCGCTCAAACGTAGCTCTGATTTGTCAG AAATTGAGATGATGAAGGAAAGATTTGCTAAGCTTCTTCTGGGCGAAGACATGTCTGGAGGAGGTAAAGGAGTTTGTACTGCGCTAGCAATTTCGAATGCTATCACTAATCTTTCTG CTACTGTATTTGGGGAATTGTGGAGGCTGGAGCCCATGGCTCCTCAAAAGAAGGCAATGTGGTGCAGGGAGATGGAATGGCTCTTGTCTGTGAGTGATTCGATTGTGGAGCTTGTTCCCTCGATTCAACAGTACCCGGGCGGTGGCACTTATGAGGTGATGGCAACGAGACCACGTTCAGACTTATATATGAACTTGCCAGCACTCAAGAAGCTAGATGCGATGTTGATCAGCATTCTTGATGGGTTTTGTGACACGGAGTTTTGGTATGTTGATCGAGGGATTGTTGTGGATGATCAAGACAAGTATTCACCCGGTGCATTGTCTGGGAGGCCTTCTGTTCGACAGGAAGAGAAGTGGTGGCTTCCGTGCCCTAAGGTTCCTGGTAAGGGCCTGTCTGAAGAGTCGAGGAAGAGGTTGCAACAGTGCAGGGATTGCACAAACCAGATATTGAAAGCAGCATTAGCCATAAATGGTAATGTGCTAGCTGAAATGGACATTCCAGCAGCCTATATTGAAACATTGCCAAAG AATGGAAGAGATTGCTTGGGCGATATCATCTACAGGTATATAACAGCTGATCAGTTTGCACCCGAATGCCTTCTTGATTGCCTCGACTTGTCAACGGAGCATCACACTCTAGACGTGGCAAATAGAGTTGAGGCAGCCGTGCATGTTtggaagatgaaagaaaagaagaaacacCCTAATGACCCAAAATCTAAGCGGAAGTCATGGGGTGGTAAGGTGAAGGGTTTCGTAGCTGAACATGGAGAAAAGAATCTGTTTCTGGCGCAGCGTGCTGAGACATTGTTGCACAGTCTTAGGCTTCGTTTCCCCGGCCTTCCACAAACTGCACTAGATATGAGCAAAATTCAGTACAACAAG GATGTAGGGCACTCCATTCTTGAAAGCTATTCGCGAGTCATGGAGAGTTTAGCGTTCAATATAATTGCTAGGATCGATGATGTTGTGTTTGTGGATGATGCCACAAGGCGTTGCGCTGCAGCAGAGTCCATGTCAATCTTCGGCAGGGGAGGCGGTTTCAATGGCCTGCCCATTCAAAAGAAGATGTCACCGAGTCCCTTCTCCATTCAGCACACGCCCTACACATCTCCATTCGCAACCCCAACCTTCTGTTCATCCCCGCCCATGCCCAACAGCCCGAGAAGGTCCGTTACTCCACTGAGCAAGGCTGCCCAGACAAGAGTGCCAAATCATAAACTCGACAAAGTTGTGCCTACAGATCTTGATAAACTCTGGTCCTACGCTGGAAATCTCGGGTCCAGGAGAGTCCCGTGGGACGCCCCAGAACGCGACTGA
- the LOC130989235 gene encoding F-box protein SKIP23-like, with translation MADWSTLPAELLHLISQHLPTSTDVLRFRSICAIWRAAVPPPPSSVARFPVLPNCGISDTSWGFYLSKRTIYSLQSPLPDQSSWIIKLDRDNPARMRLLNPLDRSQFKSFPSAFPKLFSFFNIRVRELGEEYALQYINFRPTASSIGEAGNLYMEKVAVLNNGSSGGFVLLTIHVSGKLVVYKSGDERWRLIDDLPSPYDDVILWKGKFYAVDNTGRIVVVNTVDLNVSVAANSIFGGDKKLLVDSDGDLLVVDMYLSVEPADDLGFNEGLEFYEEFDSFMSERTVKFKVFRLDEEGERWVEITNLGDIMLFLGDNCAFSASAAEVFGDEKCRGNCIFFTDQYCNREDEGGLKARGVGLFDLGSGSIGPVDSHIGYSKMFWPPPDWVYSTASIEAGLELLNIR, from the exons ATGGCGGATTGGTCTACCCTCCCGGCCGAACTCCTCCACCTCATTTCCCAGCACCTACCCACCTCAACCGACGTCCTCCGCTTCCGCTCCATCTGCGCCATCTGGCGCGCCGCCGTCCCTCCTCCGCCCTCCTCCGTCGCGCGCTTCCCCGTCCTCCCCAATTGCGGGATCTCCGACACCAGCTGGGGCTTCTACCTCTCCAAACGTACAATCTATTCCCTCCAATCGCCGCTCCCCGATCAATCCTCATGGATCATCAAATTGGATCGGGACAACCCGGCGCGAATGCGTCTTCTCAACCCGCTCGATCGATCTCAATTCAAGTCCTTCCCGAGCGCCTTCCCGAAGCTCTTCAGTTTCTTCAACATTAGGGTTAGAGAATTGGGGGAGGAATACGCGCTGCAGTATATCAATTTCAGGCCGACGGCGAGCTCGATTGGGGAGGCCGGGAATCTCTACATGGAGAAAGTCGCCGTGTTGAACAATGGCAGCAGCGGCGGCTTCGTGCTCTTGACAATTCACGTTTCTGGTAAATTGGTGGTGTATAAGTCCGGCGACGAGAGATGGAGGCTCATTGATGATTTGCCCTCGCCGTACGATGATGTGATCCTCTGGAAGGGGAAATTCTACGCTGTCGATAACACCGGCCGAATTGTTGTTGTCAACACTGTGGATTTGAATGTGAGCGTTGCTGCGAATTCGATTTTCGGTGGTGACAAGAAGTTGCTTGTGGATTCTGATGGGGATTTGTTGGTGGTAGATATGTATCTAAGCGTTGAGCCAGCTGATGACCTAGGTTTCAATGAGGGGCTTGAGTTTTACGaggagttcgactcgtttatgAGCGAGAGAACTGTGAAGTTTAAGGTGTTTAGGCTGGATGAGGAAGGTGAGAGATGGGTAGAGATCACTAATTTAGGGGATATAATGCTGTTCTTGGGTGATAATTGCGCGTTTTCAGCTTCGGCTGCAGAGGTTTTTGGTGATGAGAAGTGTAGGGGGAACTGCATATTCTTTACAGACCAGTATTGCAATAGGGAGGACGAGGGGGGGCTCAAGGCTCGTGGCGTTGGATTGTTTGATTTGGGGAGTGGGAGTATCGGGCCTGTTGATAGCCACATTGGCTATTCAAAGATGTTTTGGCCCCCTCCCGATTGGGTTTATTCAACCGCGTCTATAGAA GCTGGGTTGGAGCTGCTGAATATTCGATGA
- the LOC130989236 gene encoding uncharacterized protein LOC130989236, with translation MNNFEIGGTTLSLALFVDVTNSKELLELMQAGTLEPEVAFLNASLIPDVFPVLAAAYKTLVAKSRDSLMTRTLHSELVYNYSGSKHISESLKRCGISDSTSYILAARFGASPDEMTALKGLIKGTYIGLEELETRADQARIHKHYKISAPELGISSVADAITCRISARDAL, from the exons ATGAACAACTTCGAGATCGGTGGTACCACTCTCTCTCTTGCTCTCTTCGTCGACGTCACCAATTCCAA AGAGCTTTTGGAGTTGATGCAAGCAGGGACTTTGGAACCAGAAGTAGCATTTCTCAATGCTTCACTT ATACCAGATGTTTTCCCTGTTCTTGCTGCTGCATACAAGACGCTCGTAGCGAAATCACGAGACTCACTGATGACTCGCACTCTTCATTCGGAGCTTGTCTACAACTACTCGGGCTCCAAACAT ATATCGGAGTCCTTGAAGAGGTGCGGCATATCAGACAGCACCTCTTACATCCTCGCTGCTCGTTTTGGTGCTTCACCTGATGAG ATGACAGCCCTAAAGGGACTCATTAAAGGGACATATATAGGGTTGGAGGAGTTGGAAACACGAGCTGACCAAGCCCGCATACACAAG CACTACAAAATATCAGCGCCGGAGTTGGGGATATCTTCAGTTGCGGATGCTATTACGTGTCGGATTTCTGCGCGAGATGCTTTGTAA
- the LOC130989238 gene encoding transcriptional elongation regulator MINIYO-like, which produces MKKKVRFMETIHEDMDATSEAGEESSSSSLKLEWARQRLPLPAHWFLSAISTIQLDKNTCPPGASHRETYSEVPSNILEVAKSGLFFLLAVEALPTLSSEFCSPVKRVPVVWKLHAMSAALLSGMGVLEDEKSRDVYETLQNVYGEVLDEKKGSDMLAGDKGVECLKFASDETLVDQFSAESYGDMIFGRQVAMYLHKSVEVSVRLVAWNTLSNARVLELLPPLHKCLAKADGYLEPIEDNESILEAYSKSWVS; this is translated from the exons ATGAAGAAAAAAGTTCGTTTCATGGAAACTATTCATGAGGATATGGATGCGACCAGTGAAGCTGGTGAAgagtcgtcttcttcttctttaaaattGGAGTGGGCTCGCCAGAGATTGCCTCTTCCTGCACATTGGTTTCTCAGTGCAATCTCCACCATTCAGCTCGACAAGAACACATGCCCGCCCGGTGCTTCTCACAGAGAAACCTATTCGGAGGTGCCCTCGAACATTCTTGAAGTTGCCAAGAGCGGACTCTTTTTTCTCCTGGCTGTTGAAGCATTACCTACTCTTAGCTCTGAGTTCTGCTCGCCTGTTAAACGAGTTCCAGTTGTTTGGAAACTGCACGCGATGTCTGCGGCATTACTTTCTGGGATGGGTGTTCTGGAAGACGAGAAAAGCAGGGATGTCTACGAAACCTTGCAGAATGTGTATGGCGAAGTTCTTGATGAGAAAAAGGGTTCAGACATGCTCGCTGGTGACAAGGGTGTCGAGTGCCTGAAATTTGCATCTGATGAAACTCTAGTGGATCAATTCTCAGCTGAATCTTATGGTGATATGATATTTGGACGGCAGGTCGCAATGTATTTACACAAATCCGTTGAAGTTTCTGTTAGGCTTGTCGCATGGAATACCTTATCTAATGCACGCGTTCTTGAGCTCCTGCCCCCTCTGCATAAGTGCCTCGCGAAGGCTGATGGCTACCTCGAACCTATTGAG GATAATGAGAGCATCCTAGAAGCCTACTCGAAATCGTGGGTCTCGTGA
- the LOC130989240 gene encoding uncharacterized protein LOC130989240 yields MQAGTLEPEVAFLNASLIPDVFPVLAAAYKTLVAKSRDSLMTRTLHSELVYNYSGSKHISESLKRCGISDSTSYILAARFGASADEMTALKRLIKGTYIGLEELETRADQARIHKHYKISAPELGISSVADAITCRISARDAL; encoded by the exons ATGCAAGCAGGGACTTTGGAACCAGAAGTAGCATTTCTCAATGCTTCACTT ATACCAGATGTTTTCCCTGTTCTTGCTGCTGCATACAAGACGCTCGTAGCGAAATCACGAGACTCACTGATGACTCGCACTCTTCATTCGGAGCTTGTCTACAACTACTCGGGCTCCAAACAT ATATCGGAGTCCTTGAAGAGGTGCGGCATATCAGACAGCACCTCTTACATCCTCGCTGCTCGTTTTGGTGCTTCAGCTGATGAG ATGACAGCCCTAAAGAGACTCATTAAAGGGACATATATAGGGTTGGAGGAGTTGGAAACACGAGCTGACCAAGCCCGCATACACAAG CACTACAAAATATCAGCGCCGGAGTTGGGGATATCTTCAGTTGCGGATGCTATTACGTGTCGGATTTCTGCGCGAGATGCTTTGTAA